The Oscillatoria sp. FACHB-1407 sequence TTTCTTGAATGACTACTCAATCGTGGATATTGCCCATTTCGGTTGGCTCTGGTGTTCCACTCATCAGGGGTTTTCCATCCAGTCTTACCCGAATCTGAGTGCCTGGTTCGATCGCATTGCAACCCGTCCAGCCGTACAGAGAGGTGTTACAATTCCCCTTCCACTTCCAGACTTTACGCCTTTTCAAACAGCAAACCATCATTCATGAACTGAAGTGATCAATCACAGGACGGCAGAGTGATTACCTTAAAGAGGAAACTGTTAAAGCAGTTCCCTCTAGCGTCATTACAATCCTGGATCGCTATCCAGTTGAAGCTTTTACTCTCCAATACATGACAGAACTTCCTGAATAAAGCGATCGCGCCCTCGCTCTGGGTGATCGTTAAACAGGTAATGGGTTCCATCTGGGATCGTCACCGTTTCTACCGTAGGAGCGTTGGTTAGCTCTACTTCAAGTGCCCACAAGTCTTCAGGGCGTGACCAGAAATCTAACTCTCCCCGCAGAACCAGTGTTGGAACCGTGATATCCTCAGCCTCCCAGTATTTCTGTCCCTTTGAGAGGTTGTAACTTTCCAAGCGATAAGCAGCAGGATTTAGCCTTAGGATTGTCCAGGAAGTCGTTCCTCAGCAAACCATTCTGGGGTTAGTAGCTGCCAAGATCGGGGTTTCCTTACTCCACGCCTCAGCAGAATCGGTTGCCCCTGCGGGTGTCGTACTTCGACCTTTAGCAGAACCAACACCGGAGTTAGAGCTTGCCATTGCCTGGAATCCAGAGGCTACAAATCCAGT is a genomic window containing:
- a CDS encoding LysR substrate-binding domain-containing protein, which produces MGLVAAKIGVSLLHASAESVAPAGVVLRPLAEPTPELELAIAWNPEATNPVLPAFMAIVRDVTCQL
- a CDS encoding alpha/beta fold hydrolase, yielding MESYNLSKGQKYWEAEDITVPTLVLRGELDFWSRPEDLWALEVELTNAPTVETVTIPDGTHYLFNDHPERGRDRFIQEVLSCIGE